A genomic region of Azoarcus sp. KH32C contains the following coding sequences:
- a CDS encoding heme-binding protein — protein sequence MKTIKALTLDDVKRIAAASEAEAANNKWAVSIAVCDAGGHLLWLQRMDGAPVMSATIAPDKARASALSGKPSKALEDMVNGGRFAALHMPVATLEGAEPIIIDGTVIGAVGVSGVKAPEDAQIARAGIAALA from the coding sequence ATGAAAACGATCAAAGCCCTCACCCTCGACGACGTCAAGCGCATCGCCGCCGCATCCGAAGCCGAGGCGGCCAATAACAAATGGGCCGTCAGCATTGCCGTCTGCGACGCCGGCGGTCACTTGCTGTGGCTGCAGCGCATGGACGGCGCTCCGGTGATGAGTGCGACGATCGCCCCCGACAAGGCCCGCGCGAGCGCCCTGTCGGGCAAACCCAGCAAGGCGCTCGAAGACATGGTCAATGGCGGCCGCTTCGCGGCGCTGCATATGCCGGTGGCGACACTCGAAGGCGCAGAACCGATTATCATCGACGGCACCGTGATCGGCGCGGTCGGCGTCTCGGGCGTCAAGGCGCCGGAAGACGCCCAGATTGCCCGCGCCGGCATCGCCGCCCTCGCCTAA
- the pyk gene encoding pyruvate kinase, protein MRRHRQSRILATLGPSSSTPERIRELVDAGADVFRLNFSHGSHADHAERLRLIRDIERETGRPIGVLMDLQGPKLRIGTMAGGKVTLTNGSRFRLDLDPTPGDATRATLPHPEIFAALETGTELLLDDGKLRLRVDAFGPDFAETTVLVGGPLSDRKGVNVPGVVLPISPLTAKDRADLDYGLSLGVDWVALSFVQRPEDIREAREIVGDRAWIMAKLEKPSAIDRLDDIVALADGVMVARGDLGVELPPERVPMLQKQIVRSARSAGRPVVVATQMLESMISSPVPTRAEASDVATAIYDGADAVMLSAESASGQFPVEAVTIMDRIIRQVEEDPAWRTSLEASHVPPEANTPDAICCALRRVTALLSPAATVAYSSSGFSCLRASRERPATPILGLTPHLATARRLALVWGVHPVPFEDVHDVGEMVEHAQTAAVTHEFAQPGDDIVVIAGLPFGRSGSTNLLHIVKIPD, encoded by the coding sequence ATGAGACGCCACCGCCAGTCGCGCATCCTCGCGACGCTCGGCCCATCGAGTTCCACCCCTGAACGCATCCGCGAACTGGTCGACGCCGGCGCGGACGTGTTCCGCCTCAACTTCAGCCACGGCAGCCATGCCGACCACGCCGAACGCCTGCGCCTGATCCGCGACATCGAGCGCGAGACCGGCCGCCCGATCGGCGTGCTGATGGACCTGCAGGGGCCGAAGCTGCGCATCGGCACGATGGCCGGCGGCAAAGTGACGCTCACGAACGGCAGCCGTTTCCGCCTCGACCTCGACCCCACGCCGGGCGATGCGACGCGCGCGACACTGCCCCACCCCGAGATCTTCGCCGCGCTCGAAACCGGTACCGAGCTGCTGCTCGACGACGGCAAGCTGCGCCTGCGCGTGGACGCCTTCGGCCCGGACTTCGCGGAAACGACGGTGCTCGTCGGCGGGCCGCTGTCGGATCGCAAGGGCGTCAATGTTCCGGGCGTCGTGCTGCCGATCTCGCCGCTGACCGCCAAGGACCGCGCCGACCTCGACTACGGCCTGTCGCTCGGCGTCGACTGGGTGGCGCTGTCCTTCGTGCAGCGCCCCGAGGATATCCGCGAGGCGCGAGAAATCGTCGGCGACCGCGCATGGATCATGGCCAAGCTCGAAAAACCCTCGGCGATCGACCGCCTCGACGATATCGTCGCGCTCGCCGACGGCGTGATGGTCGCGCGCGGCGACCTCGGCGTCGAACTGCCGCCCGAGCGCGTTCCGATGCTGCAAAAGCAGATCGTGCGCAGCGCCCGCAGCGCCGGCCGGCCGGTCGTCGTCGCGACCCAGATGCTCGAATCGATGATCTCGTCGCCCGTGCCGACACGTGCCGAAGCCTCCGACGTCGCGACCGCGATCTACGACGGCGCCGACGCGGTGATGCTCTCCGCAGAATCCGCGTCCGGCCAGTTCCCGGTCGAAGCCGTGACGATCATGGACCGCATCATCCGACAGGTCGAAGAGGATCCCGCCTGGCGGACAAGCCTCGAAGCGAGCCACGTCCCGCCCGAAGCCAATACGCCCGATGCGATCTGCTGCGCGCTGCGCCGCGTCACCGCCCTGCTCTCGCCGGCCGCGACCGTCGCCTACTCCAGCAGCGGCTTCAGCTGCCTGCGCGCGAGCCGCGAACGCCCCGCGACGCCGATCCTCGGCCTGACGCCGCATCTCGCCACCGCCCGCCGACTCGCGCTGGTGTGGGGCGTGCATCCCGTGCCCTTCGAGGACGTCCATGACGTCGGC